In Candidatus Effluviviaceae Genus V sp., a single genomic region encodes these proteins:
- a CDS encoding T9SS type A sorting domain-containing protein: MHNASMRGPVATLASGGGSAYAASAVRCPPPARGRPVMLRHPFARTVLTGVLLVTAVLALGVSVAPAEEREMTPEEAEYIAAIRQRIEERGLDWEAGPTSISQLSPERRRALLGNETPPHIQAIFDTLRPAPGVEERTYRSSFDWRDYDGVTPADDQLDCGSCWAFAACGATEAHIRINEGVVLDLSEQQSIDCNFAGSDCDGGWSGEAYKLHVDPGGVTEECYPYRAENGTSCRQNQCDKVAIIDDYSFVSSSTAAIKYAVETYGPVSTGMTVYDDLYGYTSGCYEPTGSPEGGHAVLIVGWDDSMCGGAGAWIVKNSWGKDWGQNGFFYIKYGVSGIGGGNYRPVNAHIPKERLVPDEYGTIGAALTAAQRGDIIRIAGGTYYETLNVPDYVSIYGGYSADFSERDPDAYPTIIDGGGSGHVVDCSGLDHIVIDGFTVRNSGGMSYGLYLRNSGVTVRNCEVESCWRGIGVVSGTGSVTEESAVIEYCRVHDNTGHGIYISDPDNPECFIRYVAAYDNGGSGISLASSDTDVTNCTIAGNTSDGLSMANESGNVVRDNIVASNGGYGITCSSSTPDNSYNDVWGNSSGNYDGCSAGTGSISDDPDFCDAASGDYSVHASSPTLGTGFGGLDMGALGIGCPVGPQNLELAEIGASIELEWSPPPTRADVDYYVVYRDTTQVPTTLLTTVDAPGTTFVDITVPACSPHNYWVSAVDLGGLEGAPSNKATGEVCYDGPDGLQIGFSEGANELAWSPAAGPVDYYVIERSTVVDPPDSVGWAAASETTFVDLQTTDCPRDNYFYSILPVYDTGWRGLVSESVGIDPSPSPPQGITAEWVGPDIVLNWQENCESDFRRYWIYRDTVPISPPLDSNLLVGFTPDTTFTDESPDPGTTYFYRLAASDAASQKSQYSETVVMGSGQVLDVPTTYATIQAAIDAASAIDTVLVSAGTYSENITLKDGVVVASSSGPGATTIQSGSGNIVAATGQSDLTRLSGFTIDGLGTATAGLECWGSYLLIEDCVFQNAGTGASFKYGGTPTLSECTVTGNSNGVAVADSSTPFLESNQIVSNGFSGVNVSGDPGPEIGRTLADANDIYDNSVFQVFNTGPVPVDADYNYWGDVCVGDSLFYGLVDYVPWTDEAHTETYTECPTGIDGETGKPFASYNYPNPFNPTTRIRYQVPAPGEPVRITVYDLSGRLVRTLVDDAMPAGTHMAVWHGRDDRGKRMSSGVYFYRIEIGDYSVERKMVMLK, from the coding sequence ATGCATAATGCAAGTATGCGCGGACCGGTCGCGACCCTCGCGAGCGGAGGAGGGTCGGCGTATGCCGCTTCCGCAGTTCGTTGTCCACCGCCCGCTCGAGGGAGACCCGTCATGTTGAGACACCCGTTTGCCCGTACAGTGCTCACCGGCGTTCTTCTGGTGACCGCCGTGCTCGCGCTCGGCGTCTCGGTCGCGCCGGCCGAGGAGCGCGAGATGACGCCCGAGGAGGCCGAGTACATAGCAGCGATACGCCAGCGGATAGAGGAGAGGGGGCTCGACTGGGAGGCGGGGCCGACCTCGATCTCGCAGCTCTCACCCGAGAGGCGTCGCGCGCTTCTTGGAAACGAAACGCCGCCTCACATCCAGGCGATCTTCGACACGCTCCGTCCCGCTCCCGGCGTGGAAGAGCGCACCTACCGGAGCTCCTTCGACTGGCGCGACTACGACGGTGTCACGCCCGCGGACGACCAGCTCGACTGCGGCTCGTGCTGGGCTTTCGCGGCCTGCGGGGCCACCGAGGCGCACATCCGCATCAACGAGGGTGTCGTGCTCGACCTCTCCGAGCAGCAGTCGATCGACTGCAACTTCGCAGGCTCCGATTGCGACGGAGGCTGGTCGGGTGAGGCCTACAAGCTCCACGTCGACCCCGGCGGCGTCACGGAGGAATGCTACCCCTATCGTGCTGAGAACGGCACGAGCTGCCGGCAGAACCAGTGCGACAAGGTAGCCATCATCGACGACTACTCGTTCGTCTCCAGTTCGACCGCCGCCATCAAGTACGCAGTCGAGACCTACGGACCCGTCTCGACCGGCATGACGGTCTACGACGATCTCTACGGCTACACGAGCGGCTGTTACGAGCCGACAGGTTCGCCCGAGGGCGGACATGCAGTCCTCATCGTCGGCTGGGACGACTCGATGTGCGGAGGCGCCGGCGCCTGGATCGTCAAGAACAGCTGGGGCAAGGATTGGGGTCAGAACGGCTTCTTCTACATCAAGTACGGCGTCTCGGGCATCGGCGGCGGCAACTACCGCCCCGTCAACGCTCACATTCCGAAGGAGCGCCTGGTCCCGGACGAGTACGGGACGATCGGTGCGGCCCTGACCGCGGCTCAGCGCGGCGACATCATCCGGATCGCGGGCGGAACGTACTACGAGACGCTCAACGTCCCCGACTATGTCTCGATCTACGGCGGCTACAGCGCCGATTTCTCGGAGCGCGATCCCGACGCCTATCCGACGATCATCGACGGCGGCGGCTCCGGTCACGTCGTCGACTGCTCCGGACTCGACCACATCGTAATCGACGGGTTCACTGTTCGTAATTCGGGCGGCATGTCGTACGGGCTCTACCTCAGGAACAGCGGCGTGACCGTCCGGAACTGCGAAGTGGAGAGCTGCTGGAGAGGTATCGGTGTCGTCTCCGGCACGGGTTCCGTGACCGAGGAGAGCGCCGTCATCGAATACTGCCGCGTACACGACAACACGGGCCACGGTATCTACATCAGTGACCCCGACAACCCCGAGTGCTTCATTCGCTACGTGGCCGCGTACGACAACGGGGGTTCCGGCATCAGTCTCGCCTCTTCGGACACCGACGTCACGAACTGCACGATCGCCGGGAACACCTCGGACGGTCTCTCGATGGCGAACGAGTCCGGGAACGTCGTGCGCGACAACATAGTCGCCTCGAACGGCGGCTACGGCATCACCTGTTCGAGCTCGACTCCCGACAACAGCTACAACGACGTGTGGGGCAACAGCTCCGGGAACTACGACGGGTGCTCCGCAGGAACAGGGTCGATATCGGATGATCCCGACTTCTGTGACGCCGCGTCGGGCGACTACTCGGTCCACGCCTCGTCGCCCACGCTCGGGACGGGCTTCGGCGGACTCGATATGGGCGCTCTCGGGATCGGATGCCCGGTCGGACCGCAGAACCTGGAGCTGGCGGAGATCGGCGCTTCGATCGAGCTGGAGTGGAGCCCGCCTCCGACCAGGGCCGACGTCGACTACTACGTGGTCTACCGCGACACCACACAGGTCCCGACGACCCTCCTCACGACCGTCGACGCGCCCGGGACGACCTTCGTCGACATCACCGTTCCCGCGTGCTCGCCGCACAACTACTGGGTCTCCGCCGTCGATCTCGGCGGGCTCGAGGGCGCGCCTTCGAACAAGGCGACCGGAGAGGTCTGCTACGATGGGCCCGACGGCCTCCAGATCGGCTTCAGCGAGGGAGCGAACGAACTCGCCTGGAGTCCTGCGGCGGGCCCGGTCGACTACTACGTCATCGAGCGTTCGACCGTCGTCGACCCGCCCGACTCGGTCGGCTGGGCGGCCGCATCGGAGACGACGTTCGTTGATCTCCAGACGACCGACTGCCCGAGAGACAACTACTTCTACTCGATCCTGCCGGTCTACGACACCGGATGGCGGGGTCTCGTATCGGAGAGCGTCGGCATCGACCCGTCGCCCTCGCCGCCCCAGGGCATCACCGCCGAGTGGGTCGGTCCCGACATCGTGCTGAACTGGCAGGAGAACTGCGAGAGCGACTTCAGACGCTACTGGATCTACCGCGATACCGTACCGATCTCGCCGCCGCTCGACTCGAACCTCCTGGTCGGGTTCACGCCCGACACGACGTTCACGGACGAGTCACCTGACCCCGGTACGACGTACTTCTACAGACTGGCGGCCTCCGACGCGGCCTCTCAGAAGAGCCAGTACTCCGAGACGGTCGTCATGGGCAGCGGCCAGGTCCTGGACGTCCCAACGACCTACGCTACGATCCAGGCGGCGATCGACGCGGCCAGCGCCATCGACACGGTCCTCGTCTCGGCCGGGACGTACTCCGAGAACATCACGCTGAAGGACGGTGTCGTCGTGGCGAGCTCAAGTGGTCCTGGTGCGACGACGATCCAGAGCGGGTCCGGCAATATCGTGGCCGCGACCGGCCAGAGCGATCTCACTCGTCTGTCCGGATTCACGATCGACGGACTGGGCACGGCGACGGCCGGACTCGAGTGCTGGGGATCGTATCTCCTCATCGAGGACTGCGTGTTCCAGAACGCGGGGACCGGAGCGAGCTTCAAGTACGGCGGAACGCCAACGCTCTCGGAGTGCACGGTCACCGGCAACTCGAACGGTGTGGCGGTCGCAGACTCGTCGACTCCGTTCCTCGAGAGCAACCAGATCGTCTCGAACGGCTTCTCGGGCGTCAACGTCTCGGGTGATCCGGGTCCTGAGATCGGACGGACGCTGGCCGACGCGAACGATATCTACGACAACTCCGTTTTCCAGGTCTTCAACACGGGACCGGTGCCGGTCGACGCCGACTACAACTACTGGGGCGATGTCTGCGTGGGCGACAGTCTGTTCTACGGACTCGTGGACTACGTGCCGTGGACCGATGAAGCGCACACGGAGACGTACACGGAGTGTCCGACGGGGATCGACGGAGAGACGGGGAAGCCGTTCGCGAGCTACAACTACCCGAACCCCTTCAACCCGACGACGCGGATCCGGTACCAGGTACCCGCGCCCGGAGAGCCCGTACGGATCACGGTCTACGACCTGTCCGGTCGACTCGTGAGGACCCTGGTCGATGACGCGATGCCTGCCGGCACGCACATGGCGGTGTGGCACGGGCGCGACGATCGCGGGAAGCGCATGAGCTCGGGTGTCTACTTCTACCGCATCGAGATCGGCGACTACAGCGTGGAGCGCAAGATGGTCATGTTGAAGTAG
- a CDS encoding geranylgeranyl reductase family protein produces MPTSRLPENPDALVVGAGTAGTTVARRIAQAGLEVVLCERAAERDVGRKVCGNALSDDGLAALDELPERPRGPEIAGILDGGTLWLPGRREHVRIPVGGIVLNRVVFGQRLLHDAARAGAVIVTRCTCAGWADRTRGSIAVRSHDGQLTELKPRIVVDASGYASVLTRGGGPTHPYAVSRADVGIGYRRVVPLLEPLEEPTEGRVVLGPEGAGEGYGWVFPVSDRLANVGLGGPLASVGSGIRRAFDRFVASERDLVPGGAIDQGAGMLPLRRPIPSLVGDGFLSVGDAAGQTSPLHGGGIAPSILAGAAAAETAVRALRSGDTSAASLWDYNVWYMRDAGARHAAHDMLRRILYSLSDDDLAYLTVAFARAGLMMGAVRHGGLRPPIREALGVAGRALRRPGLTASLIRAGRLVDRVSRLHRDYPTTPERLDSWIGHAEYLNRALTKMLPGGAR; encoded by the coding sequence ATGCCAACAAGCAGACTCCCAGAAAACCCGGATGCCCTTGTCGTCGGCGCCGGCACAGCGGGAACGACCGTCGCACGGCGCATTGCGCAGGCCGGACTTGAGGTCGTACTCTGCGAGCGTGCGGCCGAGAGAGACGTCGGACGAAAGGTCTGCGGCAACGCCCTCTCGGACGACGGTCTGGCCGCGCTCGACGAGCTCCCGGAACGCCCGCGCGGTCCGGAGATCGCGGGGATCCTCGACGGCGGGACGCTGTGGCTCCCGGGACGCCGCGAACACGTGCGTATCCCGGTCGGCGGCATCGTCCTCAACCGGGTCGTCTTCGGACAGCGTCTTCTGCACGATGCGGCTCGGGCGGGGGCGGTCATCGTCACCCGCTGCACGTGCGCCGGGTGGGCCGACCGGACCCGGGGATCGATCGCGGTCCGGTCGCACGACGGGCAGCTGACCGAGCTTAAGCCGCGCATCGTCGTCGACGCCTCGGGCTATGCCTCCGTCCTGACCCGAGGCGGCGGACCGACCCACCCGTACGCCGTGTCCCGGGCCGACGTCGGTATCGGATACCGCCGGGTCGTTCCTCTTCTCGAGCCGCTGGAGGAACCGACCGAGGGGCGGGTCGTCCTGGGACCGGAGGGAGCGGGCGAGGGATACGGCTGGGTCTTCCCGGTGAGCGACCGTCTGGCGAACGTCGGTCTCGGCGGTCCTCTCGCCTCGGTGGGGAGCGGCATCAGACGGGCCTTCGACCGGTTCGTGGCATCGGAGCGTGATCTGGTGCCGGGCGGTGCGATCGACCAAGGCGCCGGCATGCTGCCGCTCCGCCGGCCCATACCGAGCCTCGTCGGGGACGGCTTCCTGTCGGTGGGGGACGCCGCGGGACAGACGAGTCCGCTCCACGGGGGCGGCATCGCGCCGTCGATCCTGGCAGGCGCGGCCGCGGCGGAGACGGCCGTCCGCGCCCTCAGGTCGGGAGACACATCGGCCGCCTCACTGTGGGACTACAACGTCTGGTACATGCGCGACGCCGGAGCCCGGCACGCGGCTCACGACATGCTTCGGCGCATCCTCTACTCCCTCTCCGACGACGATCTCGCGTATCTCACCGTCGCGTTCGCACGGGCCGGCCTCATGATGGGAGCGGTCCGGCACGGGGGCCTGAGACCCCCGATCCGGGAGGCGCTCGGCGTGGCCGGTCGTGCCCTCAGACGACCCGGTCTGACGGCGTCGCTCATCAGAGCGGGACGCTTGGTCGACCGAGTGAGCCGCCTCCATCGCGACTACCCGACCACACCCGAGCGGCTCGACTCATGGATCGGCCACGCGGAGTACCTGAACCGCGCCCTCACGAAGATGCTCCCTGGAGGTGCACGATGA
- a CDS encoding ATP-binding cassette domain-containing protein, giving the protein MAYDYHDEEILGKAYDQRLVRRLVTYARPYLRLIVVSVVILVVVAGAELALPYLTRLAIDDYIVATSRLLTPADAPPDVASPFIEKHRSDLVPVDADAGVGEAWFVRSKTLSGYDPREVARVREAGLIGERDYYLAERDVIERRELMREGYVPGEGVVGIPTDMLSQLSEEDLRAVRAEDFDGVGRIALIIIGILLGSFVVRLFQINMMELTSQRVMYDIRMQILSHLQRLSLSFFDKNPVGRLVTRATNDIEVLHEMFTSIVIMLLRDVFILIGVIVLMLRLNWRLALVSFAVLPFMAWATVVFSVKIRDAFREVRMRVAIINATLQESISGMRITQIFRREDESMRRFRKINHDNFLAAMRQIRVFAMFMPLMELASAIAIGLVIWYGGGQVLRTTLSLGTLVAFLSYVQMFFRPIRNLTERYSTMQQAMASSERIFMLLDNDDMIPEPEDPVIPEHAEGRIEFDDVCFAYVDDEYVLKHVSFKVEPGETVAIVGATGAGKTSIISLLERFYDVRSGRILVDGVDIRDMPKDLLRSRLGLVMQDVFIFAGDIKGNIRLGNDDVGDDDLERIACHVHADHFIERLPGGYDEEVRERGSTLSTGQRQLLAFARALAFDPLVLILDEATSNIDTETERLIQDALVRLLEDRTSIVIAHRLSTIQHADRILVMHNGRICEEGTHQELLAERGYYYRLYELQYKG; this is encoded by the coding sequence CGCCTCCTCACGCCGGCGGACGCTCCCCCGGACGTCGCGAGTCCCTTCATCGAGAAGCACCGGAGCGATCTCGTTCCGGTCGATGCGGACGCGGGCGTCGGTGAGGCCTGGTTCGTCCGCTCGAAGACGCTCTCCGGCTACGATCCGAGAGAGGTCGCGCGCGTCCGCGAGGCCGGACTCATCGGCGAGCGCGACTACTACCTCGCTGAACGCGATGTCATCGAGCGTCGCGAGCTCATGCGGGAGGGATACGTGCCGGGCGAGGGGGTCGTCGGGATCCCGACCGACATGCTCTCGCAGCTTTCGGAGGAGGACCTGCGGGCCGTCCGAGCCGAGGACTTCGACGGCGTCGGGCGCATCGCCCTCATCATCATCGGGATCCTCCTGGGCTCGTTCGTCGTGCGGCTCTTCCAGATCAACATGATGGAACTCACGTCGCAGCGGGTGATGTACGACATCCGCATGCAGATCCTGTCCCACCTGCAGCGCCTCTCGCTCTCTTTCTTCGACAAGAACCCGGTCGGTCGACTCGTGACGCGCGCAACGAACGACATCGAGGTGCTGCACGAGATGTTCACCTCGATCGTCATCATGCTGTTGCGAGACGTCTTCATCCTGATCGGCGTGATCGTCCTCATGCTCAGACTGAACTGGAGGCTGGCGCTCGTCAGCTTCGCCGTCCTGCCGTTCATGGCGTGGGCGACGGTCGTCTTCAGCGTGAAGATCAGGGACGCGTTCAGGGAGGTCAGGATGCGCGTCGCGATCATCAACGCGACGCTGCAGGAGAGCATCAGCGGGATGCGGATCACCCAGATATTCCGCCGCGAGGACGAGAGCATGCGGCGTTTCCGGAAGATCAACCACGACAACTTCCTCGCCGCGATGCGGCAGATCCGCGTCTTCGCGATGTTCATGCCCCTGATGGAGCTCGCGAGCGCGATCGCCATCGGTCTCGTCATCTGGTACGGCGGCGGGCAGGTGCTCCGCACGACGCTCTCGTTGGGTACGCTCGTGGCGTTCCTGTCGTACGTTCAGATGTTCTTCAGGCCCATCAGGAACCTGACCGAGCGGTACAGCACGATGCAGCAGGCGATGGCCTCCTCGGAGCGCATCTTCATGCTGCTCGACAACGACGACATGATCCCCGAGCCGGAGGACCCGGTCATTCCCGAGCACGCGGAGGGACGGATCGAGTTCGACGACGTCTGCTTCGCGTACGTCGACGACGAGTACGTCCTGAAGCACGTCTCGTTCAAGGTCGAGCCCGGCGAGACCGTGGCGATCGTAGGAGCGACCGGGGCCGGGAAGACCTCGATCATCAGCCTGCTCGAACGGTTCTACGATGTGAGGTCGGGCAGGATCCTCGTCGACGGGGTCGACATCCGCGACATGCCGAAGGACCTTCTGAGGTCTAGACTCGGTCTCGTCATGCAGGACGTCTTCATTTTCGCGGGCGACATCAAGGGGAACATCCGTCTGGGGAACGACGACGTCGGCGACGATGACCTCGAGAGGATCGCCTGTCACGTCCACGCCGACCATTTCATCGAGCGACTGCCCGGCGGGTACGATGAGGAGGTCAGAGAGAGAGGGTCGACGCTCTCGACGGGACAGCGACAGCTTCTGGCGTTCGCCCGCGCCCTGGCATTCGACCCGCTCGTGCTCATCCTCGACGAGGCGACGTCGAACATCGACACCGAGACGGAGCGTCTGATCCAGGACGCGCTGGTCCGTCTCCTCGAGGACCGGACGTCGATCGTCATCGCACACCGGCTGTCGACCATCCAGCACGCCGACCGGATTCTCGTGATGCACAACGGGAGGATCTGCGAGGAGGGGACCCACCAGGAGCTGCTGGCCGAGCGCGGTTACTACTACAGGCTCTACGAGCTTCAGTACAAGGGGTAG